One Methylocaldum marinum DNA window includes the following coding sequences:
- the kdsA gene encoding 3-deoxy-8-phosphooctulonate synthase: protein MQLCGFEVGLDRPFFLIAGTCVIEGEQLALDTAGTLKEFTSGLGIPFIYKSSFDKANRSSHESFRGPGLEEGLRVLEKVKRTIGVPVLTDVHEDTPLGEVAAVVDVLQTPAFLCRQTNFIQDVCRQGKPINIKKGQFMAPWDMKNVANKARAVGNEQILVCERGVSFGYNNLVSDMRALVIMRETGCPVVFDATHSVQLPGGQGTASGGQREFIPALAKAAVAVGISGLFMETHPEPEKAKSDGPNSWPLARIKELLEVLVEIDRVVKLREML, encoded by the coding sequence ATGCAACTGTGCGGATTCGAAGTAGGTTTGGACCGGCCCTTTTTTCTCATCGCCGGCACCTGTGTCATCGAAGGCGAACAACTCGCTTTGGATACGGCTGGAACACTTAAGGAATTCACGTCCGGTCTGGGCATTCCATTTATCTACAAATCGTCTTTCGACAAGGCGAACCGGTCGTCGCACGAAAGTTTCCGGGGCCCCGGTCTCGAAGAGGGGCTCCGTGTTCTCGAAAAGGTAAAAAGAACCATAGGCGTCCCGGTGCTGACCGACGTCCACGAGGATACGCCACTCGGCGAAGTCGCCGCCGTCGTCGACGTATTGCAGACGCCGGCATTTCTCTGCCGCCAGACCAATTTCATTCAGGACGTCTGCAGGCAAGGCAAGCCGATCAACATCAAGAAGGGCCAGTTCATGGCCCCCTGGGACATGAAGAATGTGGCCAACAAGGCAAGAGCCGTCGGCAATGAACAGATCCTCGTCTGCGAACGCGGCGTTTCGTTCGGCTACAACAACCTGGTCTCCGACATGCGCGCGCTCGTCATCATGCGAGAGACCGGCTGCCCCGTCGTTTTCGACGCCACCCACTCGGTACAGTTACCCGGCGGTCAAGGCACCGCCTCCGGAGGACAACGGGAGTTCATCCCGGCCTTGGCCAAGGCGGCTGTGGCGGTTGGCATCTCGGGCCTGTTCATGGAAACCCACCCCGAACCGGAAAAGGCGAAAAGTGACGGTCCCAATTCATGGCCCTTGGCTCGCATAAAGGAGCTTTTGGAGGTGCTTGTCGAAATCGACCGGGTCGTCAAATTACGCGAAATGCTCTAG
- the eno gene encoding phosphopyruvate hydratase, giving the protein MSKITDIRAHEVLDSRGNPTVAVEVILESGASGCAMVPSGASTGTREAIELRDGDKARYLGKGVLKAVENVKTAIRSAVLGLDAADQTVVDRRMIELDGTDNKGRLGANAILGVSLATAHAAANDARKPLYAYLNRSGEFLLPVPMMNIINGGAHADNSVDMQEFMILPVGAPSFREALRYGAEVFHALKKVLAEQALSTGVGDEGGFAPNLPSNESAIGIILEAIERAGYKAGKDIYLGLDVASSEFCRDGIYTLESENKRFTSDEFANYLAAWVDKYPIITIEDGMAEDDWDGWRLLTERLGSRIQLVGDDLFVTNPAILKQGIETKIGNSILIKVNQIGTLTETLDAIAMAHRAGYTAVVSHRSGETEDTTIADLAVATCSGQIKTGSLSRSDRVAKYNRLLKIEEQLGEKARYAGRSAFHQAF; this is encoded by the coding sequence ATGAGCAAAATTACCGACATACGAGCACACGAGGTGCTTGATTCCCGAGGCAACCCCACTGTCGCTGTAGAGGTGATACTTGAATCGGGAGCGAGCGGCTGTGCCATGGTACCGTCCGGCGCTTCAACCGGGACCCGCGAAGCCATAGAACTCCGGGACGGTGACAAGGCCCGCTATCTGGGCAAAGGGGTTCTGAAAGCCGTCGAGAACGTCAAGACGGCAATCCGCTCCGCCGTTTTAGGTCTGGATGCCGCCGACCAGACAGTCGTCGACCGCCGGATGATCGAACTGGACGGCACCGACAACAAGGGCCGCCTAGGCGCGAATGCCATCCTGGGCGTTTCCCTGGCAACTGCCCACGCCGCAGCGAACGACGCCCGCAAGCCACTCTATGCTTACCTCAACCGTAGCGGCGAGTTTCTGTTGCCGGTCCCCATGATGAACATCATCAATGGCGGCGCTCATGCCGACAACAGCGTGGACATGCAGGAATTCATGATTCTTCCGGTCGGCGCGCCCAGCTTCCGGGAAGCTCTCCGCTACGGCGCAGAAGTCTTCCACGCCCTGAAAAAGGTACTGGCCGAACAGGCTCTGAGCACCGGCGTGGGCGATGAAGGCGGCTTCGCGCCGAATCTTCCTTCCAACGAATCCGCCATCGGCATCATCCTGGAAGCGATCGAACGGGCAGGATATAAAGCGGGAAAAGACATCTATCTCGGCCTGGATGTCGCCAGTTCCGAGTTTTGCCGGGACGGCATCTATACTCTGGAATCCGAGAATAAGCGGTTCACTTCGGACGAGTTCGCGAACTACCTTGCTGCTTGGGTCGACAAATATCCCATCATCACCATCGAAGACGGCATGGCCGAAGACGACTGGGACGGTTGGAGACTATTGACCGAACGGCTGGGGAGCCGCATTCAGCTGGTAGGCGACGATCTTTTCGTCACGAATCCCGCCATCCTGAAACAGGGCATCGAGACCAAGATCGGCAACTCAATACTGATCAAGGTCAATCAAATCGGCACCCTCACGGAAACCCTGGACGCCATAGCCATGGCCCACCGGGCCGGATATACGGCTGTCGTCTCGCACCGCTCCGGCGAAACCGAGGACACCACCATCGCGGATCTCGCCGTAGCCACTTGCTCGGGACAAATCAAAACCGGTTCTCTCAGCCGGTCCGACAGAGTGGCCAAATATAATCGGCTCCTCAAAATCGAGGAGCAATTGGGTGAAAAAGCCCGATATGCCGGACGTAGCGCCTTCCATCAAGCTTTCTGA
- the ftsB gene encoding cell division protein FtsB, whose product MKKLTVFLMVLIALLQYRLWLGDGGIAELQGIQERIEKLTEEGDKRRERNAALEADVRDLKEGSDAIEERARQELGMIKQGETFVQVIEMPKDQTHDRLPQSKPSNRKAAPQKKTERPR is encoded by the coding sequence GTGAAAAAGCTGACTGTGTTCTTGATGGTATTGATCGCCCTGCTCCAGTACCGCCTGTGGCTTGGCGATGGGGGCATCGCCGAGTTGCAGGGCATACAGGAGCGAATCGAGAAGCTCACCGAGGAAGGCGATAAGCGGCGCGAACGTAACGCCGCACTGGAAGCCGACGTCCGCGATTTGAAGGAGGGATCGGACGCCATCGAAGAACGGGCTCGCCAGGAACTCGGCATGATCAAACAGGGAGAGACCTTCGTCCAAGTGATCGAGATGCCCAAGGACCAGACCCACGACAGGTTGCCGCAATCAAAGCCTTCAAATCGAAAAGCCGCACCGCAAAAAAAGACCGAAAGGCCCCGTTGA